A stretch of the Thiocystis violascens DSM 198 genome encodes the following:
- a CDS encoding anthranilate phosphoribosyltransferase, which translates to MSSTTTATDEARLQMRSIIQRIATGPELSKDISMEEARIGMRAILDNAVDPVQAGIFFIALRMKRETDEEFKGILDAIREVTGHVVADVDDVVDIADPYDGYNRCLPAAPFLMPLLAEYGVAAISQGAHAVGPKFGVTHRHVLEAAGAPVDLTPVEAADRLADPTLGWSYVDQRAFCAPLHNLVDLRSAIVKRQAVTTVEVMARPIHGRKHTHLVTGYVHKPYPRIYALLARHAGFDSALLVRGVEGGVIPSLRQKGTSFNYQHHSEEQSFEIDPTELGIAQSVRAVPLPENLPQTTRPGDEIAVAVDVPATASAAAEAGMAALNGVQGPTYDSLVFAGSVILWHLGREASLAVAADRLRDILDSGKAAQRVR; encoded by the coding sequence ATGAGCAGCACCACGACCGCCACCGACGAGGCACGACTTCAGATGCGCTCCATCATTCAGCGCATCGCGACCGGCCCCGAGCTGTCCAAGGACATCTCGATGGAAGAGGCGCGCATCGGCATGCGCGCGATCCTCGACAATGCGGTCGATCCGGTCCAGGCCGGCATCTTCTTCATCGCGCTTCGCATGAAGCGCGAGACCGACGAGGAGTTTAAAGGCATTCTGGACGCGATCCGCGAGGTGACGGGCCATGTGGTGGCGGATGTCGACGATGTCGTCGATATCGCCGACCCTTACGATGGCTACAATCGCTGTCTGCCCGCCGCGCCCTTCCTGATGCCGCTGCTCGCCGAATACGGCGTGGCGGCGATCAGTCAGGGCGCGCATGCCGTGGGGCCGAAATTCGGCGTCACCCATCGTCATGTGCTGGAGGCCGCCGGCGCGCCGGTGGATCTGACCCCGGTGGAAGCCGCCGACCGTCTGGCCGATCCGACGCTCGGTTGGAGCTATGTCGATCAGCGCGCCTTCTGCGCCCCGCTGCACAATCTGGTCGACCTGCGCTCGGCCATCGTCAAGCGGCAGGCGGTGACGACGGTGGAGGTCATGGCCCGACCGATTCACGGTCGCAAACATACGCATCTGGTCACGGGCTATGTCCATAAGCCCTATCCGCGCATCTATGCCCTGCTTGCCCGTCATGCCGGATTCGACTCCGCCCTGCTGGTGCGCGGCGTCGAGGGCGGCGTGATTCCCTCGCTGCGACAGAAAGGCACCAGCTTCAATTATCAGCATCACTCCGAGGAGCAATCCTTCGAGATCGATCCCACCGAACTCGGGATCGCGCAATCGGTCCGCGCCGTTCCGCTGCCCGAGAATCTGCCGCAGACGACCCGCCCTGGCGACGAAATCGCCGTCGCCGTGGATGTCCCGGCGACAGCCAGCGCCGCCGCCGAGGCGGGCATGGCCGCGCTGAATGGCGTCCAAGGGCCGACCTACGACAGCCTCGTGTTCGCCGGCTCGGTTATCCTCTGGCATCTTGGACGCGAGGCGTCGCTCGCGGTCGCCGCCGACCGGCTGCGCGACATTCTGGACTCCGGCAAGGCCGCGCAACGGGTGCGTTGA
- a CDS encoding Rieske (2Fe-2S) protein gives MDQPFVAVAATDAIPPGKFIKVVIEDRPYLVANVDGHFYAVEDRCSHEDYPLSYGCLDGDRIKCSLHGSRFSLATGAPLDEPADEPIRTYRLAVDEGRVWLDPSSPAEIG, from the coding sequence ATGGACCAGCCATTCGTTGCCGTCGCCGCTACGGACGCCATTCCGCCCGGAAAATTCATCAAAGTCGTGATCGAGGACCGACCCTACCTTGTCGCCAATGTGGACGGACACTTTTATGCCGTCGAGGACCGTTGTAGCCATGAGGACTATCCGCTGTCCTATGGCTGTCTGGACGGCGACCGGATCAAGTGTTCGCTGCACGGGAGCCGTTTCAGCCTGGCGACCGGCGCGCCGCTCGACGAGCCCGCGGACGAACCGATCCGCACCTATCGATTGGCGGTCGACGAGGGGCGGGTGTGGCTCGATCCATCGAGTCCGGCGGAGATTGGATGA
- a CDS encoding host attachment protein: MKTWMLVASDARARLFEVANRNAPLNEVLDLVNPENRLQGKDLKTDKPGRAFDSLGGQRHATQTPVDPKEQSSIRFARRVVDELESGLHEHRFEALNVVASPHFLGLLRERMSDALGRAVKKEVTKDLTREDAAALKAHVAQLF; encoded by the coding sequence ATGAAGACCTGGATGCTCGTGGCAAGCGATGCGCGCGCGCGACTGTTCGAGGTTGCCAACCGGAACGCACCCCTGAATGAGGTGCTGGATCTGGTGAACCCTGAAAACCGGCTGCAAGGCAAGGATCTCAAGACCGACAAGCCTGGGCGGGCGTTCGACTCGCTGGGCGGTCAGCGTCACGCCACCCAGACGCCGGTGGATCCGAAGGAGCAAAGTTCCATCCGCTTTGCCAGACGGGTGGTCGACGAGTTGGAGTCGGGCCTGCACGAGCACCGCTTCGAGGCGCTGAACGTGGTGGCCTCGCCGCATTTTCTCGGTCTGCTACGTGAGCGGATGAGCGACGCGCTGGGACGCGCGGTGAAGAAAGAGGTCACGAAGGATCTCACCCGCGAGGATGCGGCTGCGCTGAAGGCGCATGTCGCACAACTGTTCTAG
- a CDS encoding FRG domain-containing protein: protein MRYQDPSTRSAGLPADAAVREPASASPNPIRVSSWAEIQDVLFADSWVPEIGRYRSRYAFRGLSDANYPLETTLMRLGGGYAQLERHLLRNFRKYAHRRVVERDSVWHWLSVAQHYGLPTRLLDWTYSPFAALHFATSNIDKFDRDGAIWGVNYIAAHRMAPELLRSRLEYEGANVFTVEMLSESVKTLAELDQLRDEPFTLFFEPPSIDDRIVNQFAFFSMSSDPTLAIDRWLADYPDIWMRIVIPAELKWEIRDKLDQSNVTERVFFPGLEGLTAWLTRHYSPRG, encoded by the coding sequence ATGCGTTATCAAGATCCGTCGACCCGCTCCGCTGGGCTCCCTGCCGATGCGGCCGTTCGCGAGCCAGCGAGCGCTTCGCCGAATCCGATCCGGGTCTCTTCCTGGGCCGAAATCCAGGACGTGCTCTTCGCCGATTCCTGGGTGCCGGAGATTGGCCGTTATCGCTCGCGCTATGCCTTTCGGGGTCTGTCCGACGCGAACTATCCGCTGGAGACGACCCTGATGCGCCTCGGCGGCGGCTACGCCCAACTCGAACGGCACCTGCTGCGCAATTTCCGCAAGTATGCCCATCGGCGGGTGGTGGAGCGGGATTCGGTCTGGCACTGGCTCTCGGTCGCCCAGCATTATGGCCTGCCGACCCGGCTCCTGGACTGGACCTATTCGCCCTTCGCCGCGCTGCACTTCGCCACGTCCAATATCGACAAGTTCGACCGGGATGGCGCCATCTGGGGCGTCAACTATATCGCCGCCCATCGCATGGCCCCGGAGCTGCTGCGCTCGCGGCTCGAATACGAAGGCGCCAATGTCTTCACCGTCGAGATGCTCTCCGAGAGCGTCAAGACCCTGGCCGAACTGGATCAGCTCCGCGACGAGCCCTTCACGCTGTTTTTCGAGCCGCCGTCCATCGACGACCGCATCGTCAATCAGTTCGCGTTTTTCTCGATGAGTTCGGACCCGACGCTGGCCATCGACCGCTGGCTGGCCGACTATCCGGATATCTGGATGCGAATCGTCATCCCCGCCGAGTTGAAATGGGAGATCCGCGATAAGCTCGACCAGTCGAACGTCACCGAACGGGTGTTCTTTCCTGGTCTGGAAGGACTGACCGCCTGGCTCACGCGCCACTACAGCCCGCGGGGCTGA
- a CDS encoding RDD family protein, which produces MEFDVTLANQPSLFRRLGAMLYDSVLLLGVLILATAIVAIPYEIVVGAKVYEATLPLALMRLYLLVVVAAFYVYFWMRGGQTLGMRAWRFRVIGDDGGNLGFGSALQRFGWAILSLLPAGLGFWWSLIDRDRLAWHDRKSHSRLVMLEKRTGKAS; this is translated from the coding sequence ATGGAATTCGACGTCACCCTTGCCAATCAGCCCTCACTCTTCCGACGCCTCGGCGCGATGCTCTACGATAGCGTACTGTTGCTAGGCGTTCTGATCCTTGCAACCGCCATCGTCGCCATCCCCTATGAGATCGTCGTTGGCGCGAAGGTGTATGAAGCGACACTCCCGCTCGCCCTGATGCGTCTTTATCTACTCGTCGTCGTCGCGGCATTCTACGTCTACTTCTGGATGCGTGGCGGTCAGACGTTGGGCATGCGCGCCTGGCGCTTCCGGGTCATCGGCGACGATGGCGGCAATCTGGGGTTCGGCAGCGCGCTCCAGCGTTTCGGCTGGGCCATCCTCAGTCTTCTGCCGGCGGGTCTTGGTTTCTGGTGGAGTCTGATCGATCGGGACCGACTCGCCTGGCACGACCGCAAATCGCACAGCCGGCTGGTGATGCTGGAGAAGCGCACGGGGAAGGCGTCCTGA
- a CDS encoding ATP-binding protein, whose product MPWIAILIGLAAGIAIWSTLDQIQSRQVDKIFDQELRVQLDLRARESLIRFDRHLSSYSAMTRLLANHRRLSEYLEPLFWSEDETVSPVVYKEFRPHWLPDFFEPDVLSPPSHVLLTDSQGRVREIFQAGEVPAPGGIATRVNARFLDPSTTRSVIERIGNQLYLINSDAVEDAGGYGMGYLVVLVPIDEAFLAASQRGLDVGRAAVALVDGDDQRIVASVDSAALIPGSLLSDWNDTSVITSQSLPEYEGSDSNLLFATFVPHTVVERMSRHVRIFERRQRFIAAAVFVIVFTAVIYLVSSRLNKVLKRMTRFSQRALGIAEPGFHRGGNQLLLLEEWIQHFTQLVLTAREEMNRKHQAAMRESEALKAAMMEASLDAIVTLNQAGQIIEFNPAAERLFGLGRGKAIGESFAERFLPDVARAAFKRLLDRSRHLHREPLGRGELLALGSDGSELPVEISIAPIELEARRFYTLYIHDISSRKQAEQEIKSLARFASESPNPIMRVTAEGLIVYANHASRPLLLAWRAEPGVRLPEEWCDVVALALGTGQPLERELEISGQVYSLLFAPIRDLGYLNIYARDITAVRRAEQESRQHQAELVHVCRLSTMGEVATGMAHELNQPLSAIVNYANGCSRRLQGGSGQTAELVGAMGQITAQAQRASEIIKRLRALVGKQPPSRIQTDLNHLVREVSSFLEFETTRVGIQIELDLAPEPIPIQVDLVQVEQVLLNLLGNALDALEDRPQDQRRLHIRTGIQDGDAWAVVEDTGPGIAPERLAGLFDPFVTTKEGGMGMGLAISQTIVENHEGRIWAESELGRGAAFHMTLPLSLPTGESDGGHTERLDT is encoded by the coding sequence ATGCCATGGATCGCAATTCTGATCGGGCTGGCCGCGGGAATCGCGATCTGGAGCACCCTCGATCAAATCCAGAGCCGTCAGGTCGATAAGATTTTCGACCAGGAATTGCGCGTGCAGCTCGATCTGCGCGCGCGCGAGAGCCTGATTCGCTTCGACCGTCACCTGTCGAGTTATAGCGCCATGACCCGCTTGCTCGCCAATCACCGGCGTCTGTCGGAGTATCTGGAGCCTCTCTTCTGGTCCGAGGACGAAACCGTCAGTCCGGTGGTGTATAAGGAATTCCGCCCGCACTGGCTACCGGATTTTTTCGAGCCCGACGTGCTGAGTCCGCCGAGCCATGTGCTGCTCACGGATTCCCAGGGGCGGGTCAGGGAAATCTTTCAGGCCGGAGAGGTGCCGGCGCCCGGCGGAATCGCGACCCGCGTGAACGCGCGATTCCTCGACCCGAGCACGACACGTTCCGTCATCGAACGTATCGGCAACCAGCTCTACCTGATCAACAGCGACGCGGTCGAGGACGCCGGCGGCTATGGCATGGGCTATCTGGTCGTGCTGGTTCCCATCGACGAGGCCTTTCTGGCCGCCTCGCAGCGCGGGCTGGACGTCGGCCGCGCGGCGGTGGCGCTCGTCGACGGCGACGACCAGCGCATCGTCGCCAGCGTTGATTCGGCGGCCTTGATTCCGGGCAGCCTGCTGAGCGACTGGAACGATACCTCTGTGATCACCTCCCAATCTCTGCCGGAGTACGAGGGTTCCGATTCCAATCTGCTCTTCGCGACCTTCGTCCCGCATACCGTCGTGGAGCGGATGTCGCGTCATGTGCGCATCTTCGAGCGCCGCCAACGCTTTATCGCGGCGGCTGTCTTTGTGATCGTCTTCACCGCCGTCATCTATCTGGTGTCCTCGCGTCTGAATAAAGTGCTCAAGCGCATGACCCGCTTTTCGCAGCGGGCACTCGGCATCGCCGAGCCCGGTTTTCATCGCGGTGGCAACCAACTCCTGCTGCTGGAGGAGTGGATCCAGCATTTCACGCAGCTGGTGCTGACGGCCCGCGAGGAGATGAACCGCAAGCATCAGGCCGCGATGCGCGAGAGCGAGGCACTCAAGGCGGCGATGATGGAGGCGTCGCTGGATGCCATCGTCACGCTGAATCAGGCCGGTCAGATCATCGAATTCAATCCGGCGGCGGAGCGCCTGTTCGGTCTGGGGCGCGGGAAGGCGATCGGCGAGTCCTTCGCGGAGCGATTTTTGCCCGATGTCGCGCGCGCCGCCTTCAAGCGTCTGCTCGATCGTTCCCGCCATCTGCATCGCGAACCCCTGGGGCGCGGCGAGTTGCTGGCACTGGGTTCGGACGGCTCGGAGCTTCCGGTGGAAATCTCCATTGCGCCCATCGAGCTTGAGGCACGGCGGTTCTACACGCTCTACATTCACGACATCAGCAGCCGCAAGCAGGCCGAACAGGAAATCAAAAGCCTGGCCCGTTTCGCGAGCGAAAGCCCAAACCCGATCATGCGCGTGACGGCCGAGGGTCTGATCGTCTATGCCAATCATGCCAGCCGTCCCCTGCTGCTGGCCTGGCGGGCGGAACCGGGCGTCCGCCTGCCCGAGGAATGGTGCGACGTCGTGGCCCTGGCGCTGGGAACCGGTCAACCCCTTGAACGCGAACTCGAGATCTCGGGTCAGGTCTACTCGCTGTTGTTCGCGCCGATCCGCGATCTTGGGTACCTGAACATCTATGCCCGCGACATCACCGCCGTGCGCCGCGCCGAGCAGGAATCCCGTCAGCATCAGGCCGAGTTGGTCCATGTCTGCCGGCTCAGCACCATGGGCGAGGTGGCGACCGGCATGGCCCATGAACTCAACCAGCCGCTCTCGGCCATCGTCAACTATGCTAACGGGTGCAGCCGGCGGCTGCAGGGCGGCTCGGGGCAGACCGCGGAGCTGGTCGGCGCCATGGGTCAGATCACGGCGCAGGCCCAGCGCGCGAGCGAGATCATCAAGCGGCTGCGCGCGTTGGTCGGCAAGCAGCCGCCCAGCCGCATCCAGACGGATCTGAACCATCTGGTGCGAGAGGTCAGCTCCTTCCTCGAATTCGAGACCACTCGGGTCGGCATCCAGATCGAACTCGACCTGGCGCCGGAGCCGATCCCGATCCAGGTCGATCTGGTTCAGGTCGAACAGGTGCTGCTGAATCTGCTCGGCAACGCGCTCGATGCCCTGGAAGACCGGCCGCAAGACCAGCGGCGATTGCACATCCGCACCGGCATCCAGGATGGCGATGCCTGGGCAGTGGTGGAGGATACGGGGCCTGGAATCGCGCCGGAGCGTCTCGCCGGTCTCTTCGATCCGTTCGTGACCACGAAAGAGGGCGGCATGGGAATGGGACTGGCGATCAGCCAAACGATCGTCGAGAATCATGAGGGTCGAATCTGGGCCGAGTCTGAACTGGGACGCGGCGCGGCCTTTCATATGACACTGCCGCTGTCGCTCCCGACCGGGGAGAGCGACGGCGGCCATACCGAACGTCTGGATACCTGA
- a CDS encoding response regulator transcription factor: MTTDATVFVVDDDQAMRTSLQWLIESTGLSVQTYESADVFLASHYPGRPGCLLLDVRMPGMSGLELQGYLMRQGYRLPVILITGHGDVAMAVKAMKAGAVDFIEKPFHDEDLLRSIRNALEFDQKHRASRSAKADIAMRLAELTPREHEVMAMVTDGKSNREIAAALGVSSKTVEAHRARVMEKMRAESLAELVRMALLVAVDSPL; this comes from the coding sequence ATGACAACCGATGCGACCGTTTTCGTCGTCGACGACGACCAAGCCATGCGAACCTCGCTGCAATGGCTGATCGAATCGACTGGCCTGTCGGTGCAGACGTATGAGTCCGCCGACGTGTTTCTCGCCAGCCATTATCCAGGCCGCCCCGGCTGTCTGCTGCTGGACGTGCGGATGCCCGGCATGAGCGGACTGGAACTGCAAGGCTATCTGATGCGTCAGGGGTATCGACTGCCGGTCATCCTCATCACCGGCCATGGAGACGTGGCGATGGCAGTCAAGGCCATGAAGGCGGGGGCGGTGGATTTCATCGAAAAACCCTTCCACGACGAGGATCTGCTGCGCAGCATCCGCAACGCGCTGGAGTTCGACCAGAAGCATCGGGCCAGCCGCTCCGCGAAGGCCGACATCGCCATGCGTCTGGCCGAGCTGACTCCGCGCGAGCACGAGGTCATGGCCATGGTCACCGACGGAAAATCCAACCGGGAGATTGCGGCGGCGCTCGGGGTCAGTTCCAAAACCGTGGAGGCCCACCGGGCGCGCGTGATGGAAAAGATGCGCGCCGAGTCGCTGGCGGAGCTGGTACGGATGGCCTTGCTGGTCGCGGTCGATTCGCCGCTTTGA
- a CDS encoding YchJ family protein: protein MTRQSSTACPCGSGQSYEACCGPFLAGATLPPTAESLMRSRYSAFVRNDVEYLRATWHPATCPRDLAPDASTRWIGLKILSTEAGGPNDGQGSVEFVARYKVQGRAHRLRERSRFVRDEGQWRYLDGELAV, encoded by the coding sequence ATGACGCGCCAGTCCAGCACCGCCTGCCCCTGCGGTTCCGGCCAATCCTACGAGGCGTGCTGCGGCCCCTTCCTCGCAGGCGCAACCCTGCCCCCAACCGCCGAGTCCCTGATGCGCTCGCGCTATAGCGCTTTTGTCCGCAATGACGTCGAGTATCTGCGCGCGACCTGGCATCCCGCCACCTGTCCCAGGGATCTCGCCCCCGACGCCTCGACCCGGTGGATCGGGCTCAAGATTCTGTCGACGGAGGCCGGCGGACCGAACGACGGGCAGGGGTCGGTCGAGTTTGTCGCCCGCTACAAGGTTCAGGGCCGCGCCCATCGTCTGCGCGAGCGCAGTCGGTTTGTGCGTGACGAGGGGCAATGGCGCTACCTGGATGGGGAACTTGCGGTTTAA
- a CDS encoding formylglycine-generating enzyme family protein, translating to MRTTLLAFVLLAAIPSALAGAPDTYTNDIGMRFRLIPTGTFRMGCDPDAATCGRSEIPQHAVRFETPFYLGETEVTQAQWEQVMGDNPSHFKGQTNPVEQVSWNDAADFIRALNEREGCRDCYRLPSEAEWEYAARAGTTTAYWFGDSEEELGRYAWYVASSGERSHPVGQKPANPWGLYDMHGNVLEWVRDCYHENYTGAPTDGTAWTTDCKTTKDGTPLYGQRGGAWYLYPYGSRSAFRFYYTPAFRAYSYGLRAARTLPPDAAP from the coding sequence ATGCGCACGACCCTTCTCGCCTTCGTCCTGCTGGCCGCCATCCCGTCCGCGCTTGCGGGGGCGCCGGACACCTACACCAATGACATCGGCATGCGGTTCAGACTGATCCCAACTGGCACCTTCCGAATGGGCTGCGATCCCGACGCCGCGACCTGCGGGCGTAGCGAGATACCCCAGCATGCCGTGCGGTTCGAGACGCCTTTCTATCTGGGCGAGACCGAGGTCACTCAGGCGCAGTGGGAACAGGTGATGGGTGACAATCCGTCCCACTTCAAAGGTCAAACCAACCCCGTGGAACAGGTCTCCTGGAACGACGCAGCGGACTTCATCCGCGCGCTGAACGAACGGGAAGGCTGTCGCGACTGTTACCGTCTACCGAGCGAGGCCGAATGGGAATATGCCGCGCGCGCCGGCACGACCACCGCCTACTGGTTCGGCGACAGCGAAGAGGAACTGGGGCGGTATGCCTGGTACGTCGCTTCGTCCGGCGAACGGTCCCATCCGGTCGGACAGAAGCCGGCTAATCCCTGGGGCCTGTACGACATGCACGGCAACGTCCTGGAATGGGTGCGGGATTGCTATCACGAGAACTATACCGGCGCACCCACCGATGGCACGGCCTGGACCACCGACTGCAAGACTACCAAGGACGGCACGCCGTTATACGGTCAGCGTGGCGGTGCCTGGTATCTCTATCCCTATGGCAGCCGTTCCGCGTTCCGTTTTTACTACACGCCCGCCTTCCGGGCCTACAGCTATGGCCTGCGGGCCGCCCGGACTTTGCCGCCGGATGCCGCGCCATGA
- a CDS encoding damage-control phosphatase ARMT1 family protein codes for MKTYLDCYPCFLRQALSAARRAHATAEQQREILLETMDQLRALPLEATPPAMAERIHRLVRERTHTPDPYRASKRDATEQAQALLPELRERVRTAPDPLETAVRIAIAGNIIDDGVAEGYDLRPTLERVLAQPFAIDGLAQLRQALRTADAILYLADNAGETVFDRVLIETLAPPVTYAVKGGPVINDATREDALAAGLETVATLVDSGSDAPGTLLDRCSPAFRERFARAPLIVAKGQANYETLSEVRAPVFFLLQAKCPVIADDLNVPLGSVVLKPPRESGQWVDGDREA; via the coding sequence ATGAAAACCTACCTGGACTGCTATCCCTGTTTTCTGCGTCAGGCGTTGAGCGCGGCCCGCCGTGCCCATGCCACGGCGGAACAGCAGCGCGAGATTCTGCTGGAGACCATGGACCAACTGCGCGCGCTGCCGCTGGAGGCGACGCCGCCGGCGATGGCGGAGCGCATCCATCGCCTGGTCCGGGAGCGGACCCACACGCCCGATCCCTATCGCGCAAGCAAGCGGGACGCCACCGAACAGGCGCAGGCGCTGCTCCCGGAATTGCGCGAACGCGTGCGCACCGCGCCCGATCCGCTGGAAACCGCCGTGCGGATCGCCATCGCCGGCAACATCATCGACGACGGCGTGGCGGAAGGCTACGACCTGCGCCCGACGCTGGAGCGCGTGCTCGCGCAGCCCTTCGCCATCGACGGTCTGGCGCAACTGCGTCAGGCGCTGCGCACAGCCGATGCGATTCTGTACCTGGCCGACAATGCTGGCGAGACCGTCTTCGATCGCGTCCTGATCGAGACGCTCGCCCCGCCGGTGACCTACGCGGTCAAGGGCGGACCGGTGATCAACGATGCCACGCGGGAGGATGCGCTGGCCGCCGGTCTGGAGACCGTCGCCACGCTCGTCGATAGCGGCTCCGACGCGCCCGGCACCCTGCTCGATCGCTGTTCCCCGGCATTTCGCGAGCGCTTCGCGCGGGCGCCGCTGATCGTCGCCAAGGGTCAGGCGAATTACGAGACCCTGAGCGAGGTTCGCGCGCCGGTCTTTTTTCTGCTCCAGGCCAAGTGTCCCGTCATTGCCGACGATCTGAACGTCCCGCTCGGCAGCGTCGTCCTGAAGCCGCCGCGCGAATCGGGCCAATGGGTCGACGGCGACCGCGAGGCGTGA
- a CDS encoding IS5 family transposase: MSKAGRPPKIHEAEQAVLRQIVTDRPTSTLSEIARELAARTGIEAHEATIRKSLREAGVTRLRGESGLEAQARATPRRYGYTDAHRRHDPDQSYPSCLTDAEWDLVAALFEMPGGRGQPPRVSRRSILEACCYVVRTGCAWRMLPHDFAPWQNVYKTFRRWSAAGKFEQMHDRLRGQWREREGREIAPTAAVLDAQSTRGSPQGGPSGFDAGKQVKGRKRSLVVDTLGFVLAVSVVAANLQDRDAASGAVADAAAKYPQINTLFVDSAYAGQFAQTTEQTHAIRVEVVRHPANKSVGSWHVDGAPDRVVIANADGFVPLPKRWVVERTHAWNERARRLIMHHDRLPAVSETWVWLAEARILLRRLTTTV; this comes from the coding sequence ATGTCGAAAGCTGGTCGTCCCCCCAAGATTCACGAGGCGGAGCAAGCGGTATTGCGTCAAATTGTCACGGATCGCCCGACCTCCACGCTGTCAGAGATTGCCCGGGAACTCGCGGCACGGACGGGAATCGAGGCTCATGAAGCAACGATTCGCAAGTCCTTGCGGGAGGCGGGCGTCACGCGCCTCCGGGGCGAGAGTGGTCTCGAGGCGCAAGCGCGCGCAACGCCGCGTCGGTATGGGTATACGGATGCGCATCGTCGCCACGACCCCGACCAAAGCTACCCAAGTTGTCTGACCGATGCGGAGTGGGACTTGGTCGCCGCTCTCTTTGAGATGCCGGGCGGGCGGGGTCAACCGCCCCGCGTGTCGCGCCGGAGCATCCTGGAGGCGTGTTGCTACGTGGTGCGCACGGGGTGCGCGTGGCGGATGCTGCCGCACGATTTCGCGCCTTGGCAGAATGTCTACAAGACGTTTCGCCGTTGGAGTGCGGCTGGGAAGTTTGAGCAGATGCATGATCGACTGCGGGGGCAATGGCGCGAACGCGAGGGGCGTGAGATCGCGCCGACGGCGGCGGTGCTGGATGCGCAATCGACCCGCGGCTCGCCGCAGGGTGGACCGAGCGGCTTTGATGCGGGCAAGCAGGTCAAGGGGCGCAAGCGCAGCCTGGTGGTCGATACCTTGGGGTTCGTGTTGGCGGTGAGCGTGGTCGCGGCCAATCTTCAGGACCGCGATGCCGCCTCGGGCGCCGTCGCTGACGCGGCCGCCAAGTACCCCCAGATCAACACGCTGTTTGTCGATAGCGCCTACGCCGGTCAATTTGCCCAAACCACCGAGCAGACCCACGCGATCCGCGTGGAAGTCGTGCGCCATCCAGCCAACAAAAGCGTTGGCTCCTGGCACGTGGACGGGGCGCCTGACCGAGTGGTGATCGCCAACGCCGACGGCTTCGTTCCGCTGCCGAAGCGCTGGGTTGTCGAGCGCACCCATGCGTGGAATGAGCGTGCCCGTCGATTGATCATGCATCATGACCGTCTGCCAGCGGTCTCCGAAACCTGGGTTTGGCTGGCGGAGGCGCGCATCCTGCTGCGGCGGTTGACCACAACGGTTTGA
- a CDS encoding CoA-binding protein, protein MASNYETFFTLSSYAVVGRSQAKPFPILSYRGLKAMGKTVYAVDPSANFIDGDVAYPGLAQLPGPVEGLIVEVPKAETRDWIAAAAAAGIRDVWVHMAHDTPEAIALAAEKGINLRTGTCAVMYLNPGLSYHSIHKLIMKMVGKY, encoded by the coding sequence ATGGCCTCGAATTACGAAACCTTCTTTACCCTCTCCAGCTACGCCGTCGTCGGTCGCTCCCAGGCCAAACCCTTCCCGATTCTCAGCTATCGCGGACTGAAGGCGATGGGCAAAACGGTCTATGCGGTCGATCCCAGCGCCAACTTCATCGACGGCGACGTCGCCTATCCTGGGCTGGCGCAGTTACCCGGCCCCGTCGAGGGCTTGATCGTCGAGGTGCCGAAAGCGGAGACCCGCGACTGGATCGCCGCCGCTGCGGCGGCGGGCATCCGCGATGTCTGGGTCCACATGGCGCACGATACTCCGGAGGCCATCGCGCTGGCCGCGGAGAAAGGCATCAATCTGCGCACTGGCACCTGTGCCGTGATGTACCTGAATCCCGGTTTGTCATACCACAGCATTCACAAGCTCATCATGAAGATGGTCGGTAAGTATTGA
- a CDS encoding DUF134 domain-containing protein, with the protein MPGRRRRARWIGFDPGFLCFKPCGRSGCGMDSVVLRADELEALRLADLEGLYQEDCALRMGVSRTTLSRTLTQARRKVTDALINGKRLVVTPAQDLAEAPDVGNDADPISIYPEKSS; encoded by the coding sequence GTGCCGGGTCGACGACGACGTGCCCGCTGGATTGGATTCGATCCGGGCTTTCTCTGTTTCAAACCCTGCGGCCGCTCGGGATGCGGCATGGATAGCGTGGTGCTGCGCGCCGACGAACTGGAAGCCCTGCGGCTGGCGGACCTCGAAGGCTTGTATCAGGAAGACTGCGCGCTGCGGATGGGCGTCTCACGCACGACTCTGTCACGGACCCTGACACAGGCGCGCCGCAAAGTGACGGATGCGCTGATCAACGGCAAACGGCTGGTGGTGACGCCCGCTCAGGATCTCGCGGAAGCGCCGGATGTCGGGAACGACGCAGATCCCATTTCGATTTATCCTGAAAAAAGCAGTTGA